The Tripterygium wilfordii isolate XIE 37 chromosome 1, ASM1340144v1, whole genome shotgun sequence sequence TGGTGGTGTGTCATGTACAGGCACGGCAGAGGAAACACTTGTATCTGGGGATGGTTGCTGGGGTGCCAAATTGCCACTCTTAATTGCTGAACTAGAAGAAGTTTCTGTATTCAAAGGACCAAAACGGTCCATTGAAGTTGAAGTGGAATCTGACTTTAGGGGACCATGAATTCTTGGAGTAGAAGTATCAAAATTATCCATTCGAGAAGACTTGAGAAAATCAGTGCTAACACCAGCTGGTTGGTCTTCGGGAAGTGACATATCCAAGTCCTTTAATGACTCGAGTACTGCTTCCATTAACATCTGAAACAATTTGACAGGTGAAATGCTATGTTTTTTTCAATgcagaaaaaaatatttattcagGCCGTGAAGAGCATGAAATCCAAAGGAGAAAGATACAAAAAGAACAGTTACATAAGCctaggaaaagaaaaacatcaagTATCACAAGGCTATAGAATGTTGTTACAAATTCTAGAAAGCCAAAACCTGCTCTATAAAAAGTTTTAGGTCGGTTTCCTTGTCAGAGAAGATTAAGTTGTTTCTCTCTAACCAAATTAGTAAACGTGCGATGGTTGATATACTGTGTAGGACATCTCCTTTTGCCTTATCTCTATGAAGTAACTACCAAGGCTGTAATCTCTGAAGCTAAATTATTTTGACTACCCAATTGATGCCAATGAGATTCCATATTGTAGACCGGACTCTTCTATCCAAGTTCAGTGTAGGAAAATATGTTTGGTGGATTCTTCCTCTTCCTTATAATgttaaaaacattttttctGAATCATTTGTATTTGTTAATATTTTGGTAAACATACACGTATGAATATCAGAAAATGATTTTCATGTGTTCATGTTACACGGACATAGCGTAGAGACTCAGTTtgttcaaaaataaattaatatctaTTCTCTACAAAACTCCCAGGATTATCCTTTTACTTTCTACTCCAACAATTCTTCCAGTACtgttaatatcaaaaaatttccAACCACATGGTTGGCACATGTACAATTTAATAAGTTGATAAGATGATTAAAATTATTATGGACATATGAAGATATGAAATGGCAAGGCAATAACTTACCCTTTCTTCCTCCTCCGCGCTGCAAGGAAAACCCGTCAAGTCATCAAGCTGATATTCCACATACTGATCATCATTCATTGTGTTAGGAACATGTGGGCCAAAGGGATCACCATTAGACAATTCAAAACTGATCATATTGGATGATGACGGGCAATGCTCATCATCAGTTTCTCCATCCTGCAGTGAAATTTCATCCAATGTGAGTGAATTTTCGACTCCTCTTTGGATTTATTTCCAAGATACATGAGAAGTAGGTCATCCCGACATTCCTGGATGCTAATTGTACTTGGAGGGTGTGAAATATCTACTAATTAGGATGATAAGTTCTTTTGTGAGCGTTTCAAGGTGGAGAGAAAAAGACAGAATAGGGGCAATGAGAGCACGTAGGGACCATATGCTGTTGAGTGGACCAGATGATTATTGTGACAGTGTACCTAGTATTTTCTATCAATCTATGGATAAGAGACTGACAAGTTGTTGAAAATTCTCAGATATAATTAAAGAGATCCATCCAAATGATTTCATTTCCATATCACAAGAAGGGACAAGGTTAAGAAAGGCATGCCATGATTGAAAAAGAGTCAAACACTAAAAGGGCAAGAACATACCTCAGCTCCAGATTGATCATCTTTAGATGGGATATCAGCAGGAACCTGCAAAGAGTTGGAAACAATGAATAGAAAGCCTCAGAAGTATAATTAGCAACTTTCAAATCACTAAAGTGGACCTGGTTCTGCAGACCAGTAGACCACTTCAGGGGCCTTGTAATGCAATGGTAGTTTTTCAGTTTATTACATAATTAATCTCTTGACAGGAGTTGAATATACTACTATtcgaaattaattaattaatttcctgAATGGATAAAAGTAACGAGAAAGAACATGGAGACTCTATAGGACTAGTTGAGGATGTAGCTTTTGATAGGAACAAATAACAAAGAAGAATTCATGAAATGAATTCTCGCCATTTCTCATAtagattcaaatttcaaacagcCTACCTCAAAAGTGTATGGagtaaaggctttgatgatgataaaaCCGGTTTTCAGCACAACAATTTATGCAGTATGATATTTTGACAACCAAGAAAGAAACTAAGCAACAACTAACCTCCATCCGACTCATCGGCCTCCTTGAACGAACTTGTTTAATGGCATCTGCTGTGCTGCTTGTTGGTGTTGCTGTAAATATCAATAAATGAATTTGGAAATCAACAAAAGAGCTCCAAGAAAGGAGAATCTGATTGAAATTAAAGTACAAAGATAGATATGTAAGGTACAAGAGTCGTGCCTCTAAATGCAGCCGAAGAACCTGCATCAAAGCCTACCTCACGGATAGTACTCCAACTGCCCTGAAGGTTGGAACATTCAAGAAGCTGAAGATACATGGATGTGAAAGTCTCGCATATCTAACAAACTCAAGGACAAAACACAGATGAAGTTTACCTTACCAAAGTAATCATCCATCGTCTCAAAAAATGAACCTCCCACCTCATCCTCAGGAGGTTGCAGAATattgtggaaaaaaatatttatggaaTCAAAGTAGAACTGTGGGCGTGGGGAGTTATGATCTCCCTCAAATTTGATGATATTCTTGTCCCCCTGTGGTGtacatgaattaaaaaaaagtgtaatAAAATGCAAGAAATTCCTGACGGCAGACAGCAACAAGTTGGAGGAGCTTCTAACCACAACTTTGAGTACaagagctttacatgttttttatttacttgaaaatattttcttaatcaAAATCAGTAGAAATAAGATTCAACAAGTGTTTCTCCAACACAGAACTTTCCATCAGAatcttcatataaaaaaatcatttgagtTTTCCGAAATCATAATCAAGAAATTGTTGACAAGAAGTTAATCAAAACTATCCAGAGGCCATCCAAAGAAACCAAGGGTTGAGGGCAGTGGTTCGAACCTaccacattttttttgaaagaaaaaattttattaacagcACCAAGGTGGTGCAACCCACAGAACAAACAGATCAAGGATTAAGGTTTGCAAAAATATTAGAACAAGAACCACTCAAACAAAGCTTGAGTTCAGAGAGCCAACTATCCAAAAAAACCCCAATCGAGCACTCTTTGTCCTGAAATATCCTAGAATTGCGCTCTTTCCAAATTTACATTTGTCTAACGAAACTCGAATTCCTACTATTAAAGAAACTTTGGAGAGAATAAAGGTGGGATCAAACATTATGTATGcattccataattttttttacattaatATTTCATATGTTCAACCGCATGTGAAAAGACTTACCATATAAGCCTCAAATACTCGATCTGAGTGATGAGGGCGTATAAAATCATCATCAATGGCATGCCCCAATAACACTGGAACAAAGCAAGACTTTGCCACCTATAATAAGAAATAGCAATGGATTTACTTTCAATACCCTTTTTTTAAAGGAGGATTTACTTTTAATAGAACGGCAAAcagtaataaaattaaaaataaaaatatcgaTGCCATAAAAGATCATCGATGGAAATTCATGTCACAACTTAATCagtgatttttaaaaaaaaaatattacaaatCTGTTTCTCTACCAACATGTGTCCCTTTAATCAGGTGCCTTTATCTGTCAGACCTCATGCCTGAAAGCCAGTGATCAGTAGAGACTAATGGTAACTAGAAGAAGCATTAGATCAAGTTGCATGCAGCCTAAAGAACTGAAGAATATGTCTTTCTAGTAACAGAACCAGGAAACCACAGGAAGGCAAGCAAAATAATTTGTTCACGACCAAATCAATTACTTTAAAGTTGGTCTGTTGCTTCTACCGGTTATCGGGCACTCCTTAGAAGGTCCATATCAGAAAATTTAAGGTTTTACATATTGCATGTGATAAACAACAGGAATAAGTACTACAAGATCCATGCTTCCAGGAATTCTGCAAGCTAGGAAGGATAACATTTGCTGTGCTGTCAGTGCCTCCTGTTTCTTGCCAATGAATGTGCCACAGGTCTTTTAATCTTaattatatattgttttatttagaTCAtattttgaatgatttttaggtTTTATTTGTGAACAATGTTTATCAAGTTAGTCATGCACCAAGAAAAGCATATTTCATATGAACGGTATACAGTCCAAAGTAAACTGAATTAAATTGGATATTGATAACGATTAAAGAAATCTAAGATATATATTTAAAGTCTTATACTCTAACCAAGTAAGGTAACTATGGAGATGGCCGCCAGATAACCGACATTTAGATCAGCCAGAAAATTTCTCAGTAGAATCCAAAGTTTATTTAATGAACTTCTCATGAAGATAACAAATTCGGAACGTGTAtattctacatatatataaatagatgCTAGGACTTACCTTAACAGCATTCAAGTCCGTTATGTCAAATTTTGCCTTTTTCTGAATAGCTTTTCGCATGTATTGGATTGCAAATTTTACCTGAAACAAGCAACAGCATATGTGATTGGCTAAACATGTGAAGTATCAAGCTTGAATTGAGGTTGGGTCAAGTTATACATTCCTAATTTGAGTTTGGCATCTATGCCACACACAAGCTCACAAGCAAAAGATCATTAGCAATAAACCCAAAAACCAATTAAATGGATGATCAGGATCTGCCCTAATTAACCATTTAATAAGACATTCAACTTATTAATGACAATAAAGGAGCATAAGACAAAATAAACCAGGCTCATATAGGGACAGATGTGGGGTGGTTGTATCAGTAACTctaaaatacaacaaaaaaacacaggtttagggtttaggtttagggaaCTCAGATTGTGCAATAGTCATTTTAGCATCATCCTGTATTAACCCTAGCAAAAATCCACAGCTGTAAAACACGGCTGTACATTACAAGTGTCCCATGCAATCTAAAAGCCAAATACCCAGTGGCTGGTGCCCATATATCTCCAAACAACCATAACCTTGAGCTCAGGCTAGGGAGGGCTGAAATTTGAGCTTGTGTTGAGCCACTTGAATATAACTTGAATGGTTCACTTGCAGCCTTAGCCTCATTACATTTAGACCCCACGATAAACCTATCAAAGTTACAGCATgggtattttactatttttattctcattttcccttctttttttccctatgGGGGAGGGGCTTGTTTGACATAAAGTAAAGGAAACATCTTTCATTGTATACTTGTATCTCATTATCAATTGCTAACACTCAGTGACACTTTTCTAATGAAAGTAACAGTCAATGTCAATTATTCATATAAAGTCATTGTAGGAGTAACTTTTCATCACACCAAACTCTGTACCGTTTATCTTCTTAATGTTCATGCTGTTTAAAATGGTCATGTTTAAA is a genomic window containing:
- the LOC120001254 gene encoding uncharacterized protein LOC120001254, whose amino-acid sequence is MEQLVNFIIRPPRAEYDPKHDLLDQEFTLKGKWYQRKDLEVKNSRGDVLRCSHYVPIINPEGKALPCVIYCHGNSGCRADGSEAAIILLPSNITVFTLDFSGSGLSGGEHVTLGWNEKDDLRAVVDYLRADGNVSLIGLWGRSMGAVTSLMYGAEDPSIAGMVLDSPFSDLVDLMMELVDTYKVRLPKFTVKFAIQYMRKAIQKKAKFDITDLNAVKVAKSCFVPVLLGHAIDDDFIRPHHSDRVFEAYMGDKNIIKFEGDHNSPRPQFYFDSINIFFHNILQPPEDEVGGSFFETMDDYFGKGSWSTIREVGFDAGSSAAFRATPTSSTADAIKQVRSRRPMSRMEVPADIPSKDDQSGAEDGETDDEHCPSSSNMISFELSNGDPFGPHVPNTMNDDQYVEYQLDDLTGFPCSAEEEERMLMEAVLESLKDLDMSLPEDQPAGVSTDFLKSSRMDNFDTSTPRIHGPLKSDSTSTSMDRFGPLNTETSSSSAIKSGNLAPQQPSPDTSVSSAVPVHDTPPSTIVRESTGSSSRSDTSASIQSSSDADVSGETKATVTVVRSPNNRIMDGLRRRWDLNFFRR